The following are encoded in a window of Gemmatimonadales bacterium genomic DNA:
- a CDS encoding Ig-like domain-containing protein — protein MRHLSIVTICSAAAIALAACGSDTTSPPAVLEVALTPVGNGNGQAGTVGTQLVNNLRVLVTRNSLPLAGASVHWAAAIGNGVIAPGVGTTGDDGIALATWTLPTASGTLSGTASVDGAEGSPVLLTATALAGPATSFDLLAGNNQVVAAGATASEPLTVKLQDTYGNPVEGTTVTWTVFSGTATLSASSVNTGPGGTASVEVTAGAVPGAVVIRAIPGVALPGVDFDLTVTP, from the coding sequence ATGCGACACCTCTCCATCGTCACCATCTGCTCGGCAGCCGCGATCGCGCTGGCGGCCTGTGGAAGCGACACGACCAGCCCGCCCGCGGTTCTCGAAGTTGCCCTCACCCCGGTGGGGAACGGGAACGGACAGGCCGGGACGGTGGGGACCCAGTTGGTGAACAACCTCCGTGTCCTTGTCACCCGAAACAGCCTGCCACTGGCCGGGGCCTCCGTGCACTGGGCGGCGGCGATCGGGAATGGAGTGATCGCCCCTGGGGTCGGGACGACAGGTGACGATGGCATCGCCCTCGCCACCTGGACATTGCCCACGGCGAGTGGCACCCTGTCGGGAACTGCCTCGGTGGATGGTGCGGAGGGCTCGCCAGTCCTCTTGACCGCAACGGCGCTGGCGGGGCCGGCCACCAGTTTCGATCTGCTGGCGGGCAACAATCAGGTGGTGGCGGCAGGCGCGACGGCCTCGGAACCGCTCACGGTCAAGCTGCAGGACACCTACGGCAATCCCGTCGAAGGGACGACGGTCACCTGGACCGTTTTTTCCGGCACCGCGACGCTCTCCGCCTCGTCCGTCAACACCGGACCTGGCGGGACGGCATCGGTGGAAGTCACCGCCGGTGCCGTGCCCGGCGCGGTCGTGATTCGCGCAATTCCCGGGGTCGCGCTGCCAGGCGTGGATTTCGACCTGACGGTCACCCCGTAA
- a CDS encoding branched-chain amino acid ABC transporter substrate-binding protein: MRIFAPLVAVVVAAALAACEPPTGAAVIGYAFPRDGQRAALVAAAALPSDTTLGAIRVVGDWDSGGTESTVEIARARRLVALPGVMGVVGHAGSRGTLITAPIYSDAGVPLVVPTATSGRLWELGEWIFPLAPTDSIEAAFLGEAAVDGLKASRIAIYFVNTAYGAGIRAELRRWLATRNLQPVDEVPYVIGSDLQTLVEASLQRSRPDLVVLVGRRIEVAQMAAIVFEHDPSIRLLAADGAYDQLPDLMLAAGAAADSLYLTTFWVADTTVPVQRDFIRRYRLETGREPAAFEAMRYDAVMVLAQAIREVGPDRAAVRDWLRSLGGDRPPYQGVTGDISFRRGARHNLVLVRLRDGVPVTVPEAGVW; encoded by the coding sequence ATGCGAATCTTTGCGCCCTTGGTCGCCGTGGTCGTTGCCGCAGCGCTGGCCGCCTGCGAGCCGCCGACCGGTGCGGCCGTCATCGGCTACGCCTTTCCACGGGACGGCCAGCGCGCTGCGCTCGTGGCGGCGGCAGCCCTCCCGTCGGATACGACCCTGGGCGCCATCCGGGTTGTGGGCGACTGGGACTCTGGGGGCACCGAGTCTACCGTGGAAATCGCGCGGGCGCGCCGGTTGGTGGCATTGCCCGGGGTCATGGGTGTCGTCGGTCACGCCGGCAGCAGGGGCACCCTGATCACGGCGCCCATCTACAGCGACGCGGGCGTTCCGCTCGTGGTGCCGACCGCCACCAGTGGCCGGCTCTGGGAGCTCGGGGAGTGGATCTTCCCCCTGGCGCCGACCGACTCCATCGAGGCGGCGTTCCTGGGGGAGGCCGCGGTCGACGGGCTGAAGGCGTCCCGGATTGCGATCTACTTCGTGAACACCGCCTATGGTGCCGGGATTCGGGCCGAACTGCGCCGTTGGCTCGCCACCAGAAACCTGCAGCCGGTGGATGAAGTGCCGTACGTGATCGGTTCCGACCTCCAGACACTGGTCGAGGCGTCATTGCAGCGGAGCCGGCCCGATCTCGTTGTCCTGGTCGGCCGCCGGATCGAGGTGGCCCAGATGGCCGCCATCGTCTTCGAGCATGACCCGTCGATCCGCCTCCTGGCAGCCGACGGTGCCTACGACCAGCTTCCGGATCTGATGCTGGCCGCGGGCGCCGCTGCCGACTCCCTGTACCTCACCACCTTCTGGGTGGCGGATACGACGGTCCCCGTGCAGCGTGACTTCATCCGGCGCTACCGCCTCGAAACCGGCCGTGAACCAGCGGCCTTCGAGGCGATGCGGTATGACGCCGTCATGGTGCTCGCCCAGGCAATCCGTGAGGTGGGCCCCGATCGTGCCGCGGTGCGGGACTGGCTGCGCTCGCTGGGCGGCGATCGGCCACCGTACCAGGGAGTGACCGGCGACATCAGTTTCCGCCGGGGCGCCCGCCACAATCTCGTCCTGGTCCGCCTCCGGGATGGCGTGCCTGTCACGGTGCCCGAAGCGGGAGTCTGGTAA
- a CDS encoding ATP-binding protein codes for MATGNYPVAPRWRRALSIRTLFLFLVGMVGLYVLGVSIFLAARMHPGAVLLRRDTEPVVELFGVLNARSQRLEAEVRDLQGLVALGPPGYPASLNRLREQLAEAPDERSTRAFTAVPEAMRTAMATADEAIAQLESGALEVVSLLELGRYEAAAARMMSVNVLVGEMNRHLAEAERRGLSDLVRREDELSHATGQALRAVIIWLVIGLFFLPTVLLLAYRRLGTPLRDLEEGLTQVAEGDLHAQVPVRHADEIGRLADHFNHMTSVLRERAEEQGRFAAAGELIAGVAHEVNNPLMAISAIAQQRLEDDDLRPDDRQDLTQILRQSRRAGKLLSGLLRFARSGSEPRAETANLGKVLREAIDLVSYQFGVAEITLDAGIDPDLPRVYGDPARLEQVFVNLLSNAVHAVRQVAPPRRITIASGADADAVWLTLSDNGPGIPAGLHRRLFRPFVTTKGRQGTGLGLYISRQILRDAGGEIEADEAPEGGARFKLRFRTAGEGDWLITPRDQVRPGLPATLEGVRILLVDDEAALRRPIARFLARRGAAVEEAGDGIDALDRIAASQGKFDVLLADLRMPRMDGVALHAELRNRYPALADRVVFLSGDLSHLTSGSHTRRAGESTIPADRILLKPVSLEEVETRLLQVVQQAPPAG; via the coding sequence ATGGCCACCGGCAACTACCCTGTAGCCCCCCGATGGCGGCGAGCGCTCAGCATCCGGACGCTCTTCCTGTTCCTGGTGGGGATGGTGGGGCTGTACGTGCTCGGCGTGTCCATCTTCCTCGCGGCACGCATGCATCCCGGGGCGGTGCTGCTGCGGAGGGACACCGAACCGGTGGTCGAGCTCTTCGGGGTGCTCAATGCCCGATCCCAGCGGCTTGAGGCCGAGGTGCGCGACCTGCAGGGGCTCGTGGCGCTGGGCCCGCCAGGATATCCCGCCTCGCTGAATCGCCTTCGGGAGCAGCTGGCGGAGGCCCCGGACGAACGCAGCACGCGCGCGTTTACGGCAGTCCCGGAGGCAATGCGCACCGCCATGGCCACCGCCGATGAGGCGATTGCGCAGCTGGAGAGCGGGGCGCTCGAAGTGGTGAGCCTGCTGGAGCTCGGCCGCTACGAGGCCGCGGCCGCGCGCATGATGTCGGTCAACGTGCTGGTGGGCGAGATGAACCGGCACCTGGCGGAGGCGGAACGGCGCGGTCTCTCCGACCTGGTGCGTCGCGAGGATGAACTTTCCCACGCCACGGGGCAGGCGCTGCGCGCCGTGATCATCTGGCTGGTGATCGGTCTCTTCTTCCTGCCCACCGTGCTGCTCCTGGCGTATCGCCGGCTGGGCACGCCGCTGCGGGACCTCGAAGAGGGGCTGACCCAGGTCGCCGAAGGGGACCTGCATGCGCAGGTCCCCGTCCGCCACGCCGATGAGATTGGGCGTCTTGCCGACCACTTCAATCACATGACCTCGGTGCTTCGGGAGCGGGCGGAGGAACAGGGGCGGTTCGCGGCGGCGGGAGAACTCATCGCCGGTGTCGCCCACGAGGTGAACAATCCGCTGATGGCCATCTCCGCGATCGCCCAGCAGCGCCTCGAGGACGACGACCTCCGCCCCGACGACCGACAGGACCTCACGCAGATCCTTCGCCAGTCGCGACGCGCAGGCAAGCTGCTGTCGGGCCTCCTCCGCTTCGCGCGGAGCGGGAGCGAGCCCCGGGCCGAGACCGCGAATCTCGGGAAGGTGCTGCGCGAGGCGATCGATCTCGTGTCGTACCAGTTCGGCGTCGCCGAAATCACCCTCGACGCCGGCATCGATCCCGACCTCCCGCGGGTCTATGGGGATCCCGCACGCCTCGAACAGGTGTTCGTGAACCTCCTCAGCAACGCGGTGCACGCCGTCCGCCAGGTGGCCCCGCCGAGACGAATCACCATTGCGAGCGGAGCCGATGCCGACGCTGTCTGGCTGACGCTCTCCGACAACGGCCCCGGCATCCCGGCCGGGCTCCACCGGCGGCTCTTCCGGCCGTTCGTGACCACCAAGGGTCGGCAGGGGACCGGGCTCGGGCTCTACATCTCACGCCAGATTCTGCGGGATGCGGGGGGAGAGATCGAAGCCGATGAGGCACCGGAAGGGGGGGCGCGGTTCAAGCTTAGGTTCCGCACCGCCGGAGAGGGCGACTGGCTCATTACTCCGCGCGACCAGGTGCGGCCCGGCCTGCCAGCCACGCTGGAGGGAGTGCGGATCCTGCTCGTCGACGATGAAGCGGCGCTCCGTCGGCCGATCGCGCGATTCCTGGCGCGGCGCGGCGCCGCCGTGGAGGAGGCGGGTGACGGCATCGACGCCCTGGACCGGATTGCGGCGTCGCAGGGGAAGTTCGACGTGCTGCTGGCCGACCTGCGCATGCCGCGGATGGACGGCGTGGCCCTCCACGCCGAGCTGCGGAACCGCTATCCGGCGCTGGCCGACCGGGTCGTCTTCCTGTCCGGCGACCTCTCCCACCTGACGAGCGGGTCCCACACGAGGCGGGCGGGAGAGAGCACCATTCCCGCCGACCGCATCCTCCTCAAGCCGGTGTCGCTGGAGGAGGTGGAGACGCGGCTGCTCCAGGTGGTGCAGCAGGCGCCACCGGCTGGCTGA
- the glpD gene encoding glycerol-3-phosphate dehydrogenase, whose product MDTRNVSFRCATLDRLTARPYDLLVIGGGITGAGIARDAAMRGFRTALIEARDLASGTSSLSSRLIHGGLRYLEQGQFHLVREATRERRTLLTIAPHLVRPLPFVFPVHKGDRVPLWKLAAGMFLYDLLAPLRNVRRHRILGKRALLAQEPMLRERGLVGGARYYDAQCDDARLVIATARSAMLHGADLATYTRVIGLERSGGEVRGAVVEDEYMRQGQIRAAVVVNATGPWTDGIRRLEDPGAKPMLRRTRGAHVMVRRERIGHTAAVTLTSPIDGRVMFVLPWGEFSYIGTTDTDEPGPPEAAAPSEDDVHYLLRSANACFPQAHLTEEDVVSSWAGVRALIDSGEPGTASSVSREHVIRRGPGGMLTIAGGKLTTYRSMAAELVDEVAAELTRREGRPRPSRAPTDTEPLPGGEAADLDPMRQTMLDLGLGAETADHLLRHYGTEAAAICNLGRLERGLLERLHPDHPAIEAEVVHHARRELATHIDDVLVRRIHLHYETTDHGAQAAPKVAALLGRELNWDEGRVRSELAGWQPLSQPVAPAAPPGAAASPPPPATPA is encoded by the coding sequence ATGGACACTCGTAACGTTTCCTTCCGCTGTGCGACATTGGACCGGCTGACGGCACGGCCGTACGACCTGCTCGTCATCGGGGGCGGCATTACCGGCGCGGGAATCGCCCGGGACGCCGCCATGCGGGGATTCCGCACGGCACTCATTGAAGCCCGGGATCTCGCCTCGGGAACCAGCTCGCTGTCCAGCCGTCTCATCCACGGCGGCCTGCGCTACCTCGAACAGGGGCAATTTCACCTGGTCCGGGAAGCTACGCGAGAGCGCCGGACCCTCCTCACCATCGCCCCGCACCTGGTGCGACCGCTGCCCTTTGTCTTCCCGGTCCATAAGGGCGACCGGGTGCCGCTCTGGAAGCTGGCCGCCGGGATGTTCCTCTACGACCTGCTGGCCCCGCTTCGGAATGTGCGCCGACACCGCATCCTCGGCAAGCGCGCCCTCCTCGCCCAGGAGCCGATGCTGCGCGAGCGGGGACTGGTCGGCGGGGCGCGGTACTACGACGCGCAGTGCGATGATGCCCGCCTCGTCATCGCGACGGCCCGCTCGGCGATGCTGCACGGCGCCGACCTGGCGACCTACACCCGGGTGATCGGCCTCGAACGGAGCGGGGGCGAAGTCCGCGGGGCGGTCGTCGAGGACGAGTACATGCGCCAGGGGCAGATCCGCGCCGCGGTGGTGGTGAACGCGACCGGGCCATGGACCGACGGCATCCGCCGGCTCGAGGACCCCGGCGCCAAGCCGATGCTCCGCCGCACCCGAGGGGCCCACGTGATGGTGCGCCGCGAGCGGATCGGACACACCGCGGCCGTCACCCTGACCAGCCCCATCGACGGCCGCGTGATGTTCGTCCTCCCCTGGGGCGAGTTCTCCTACATCGGCACCACCGACACCGACGAGCCCGGCCCTCCCGAAGCGGCCGCGCCGAGCGAGGACGATGTACACTACCTCCTCCGCTCGGCCAACGCCTGCTTTCCCCAGGCCCACCTGACGGAGGAGGACGTAGTCTCGAGCTGGGCCGGTGTCCGCGCGCTCATCGACTCCGGCGAGCCCGGCACCGCGTCTTCGGTGAGCCGGGAACACGTCATTCGACGGGGACCGGGGGGCATGCTGACCATCGCCGGCGGGAAGCTGACCACCTATCGCTCCATGGCGGCGGAACTTGTCGACGAGGTGGCCGCGGAACTGACGCGACGGGAAGGCCGCCCGCGCCCCTCCCGGGCCCCCACCGACACCGAGCCGCTCCCCGGCGGCGAGGCCGCCGATCTTGACCCGATGCGGCAGACGATGCTCGACCTCGGCCTCGGCGCCGAGACGGCCGACCACCTCCTGCGCCACTATGGAACCGAGGCCGCGGCGATCTGCAATCTCGGCCGCCTCGAGCGGGGCCTGCTGGAGCGCCTGCACCCCGACCACCCCGCCATCGAAGCGGAGGTCGTCCACCACGCCCGCCGCGAACTGGCCACCCACATCGACGATGTGCTGGTCCGGCGCATCCACCTGCACTACGAGACCACCGATCACGGCGCGCAGGCGGCGCCGAAGGTCGCCGCGCTGCTCGGTCGGGAACTGAACTGGGATGAGGGTCGGGTGAGGAGTGAGTTGGCCGGCTGGCAACCGCTCAGCCAGCCGGTGGCGCCTGCTGCACCACCTGGAGCAGCCGCGTCTCCACCTCCTCCAGCGACACCGGCTTGA
- a CDS encoding class I SAM-dependent methyltransferase, with protein MASEGRLPLPSTWFTWHDYLIRPGMRVLDLACGTGRHSLAAAARGAEVTAWDRSAAKLEEGRAAAAARGVQVDWQEVDLEGDWPAVPPFDAVLQFNYLDRERMARVLDALAPGGTLIMETFLTTQRDLGWGPTNEKHLLGRGELAQLITPLEVLHGREVLEPVDVERWRAVASVVARRRPDEP; from the coding sequence ATGGCTTCCGAGGGGCGGCTTCCCCTGCCCAGTACCTGGTTTACGTGGCACGATTACCTCATTCGTCCGGGGATGCGCGTACTCGATCTTGCGTGTGGCACGGGCCGGCACAGCCTGGCCGCCGCGGCGCGGGGGGCCGAGGTGACCGCCTGGGACCGGAGCGCCGCCAAGCTCGAGGAAGGGCGCGCAGCGGCGGCGGCGCGCGGCGTCCAGGTCGACTGGCAGGAGGTCGACCTCGAGGGCGACTGGCCGGCGGTTCCGCCTTTTGATGCCGTTCTCCAGTTCAACTATCTTGACCGGGAGCGCATGGCGCGCGTCCTGGACGCGCTGGCCCCCGGTGGCACGCTCATCATGGAGACGTTCCTGACCACCCAGCGGGATCTTGGCTGGGGGCCGACCAATGAAAAGCACCTGCTGGGCCGGGGAGAACTGGCCCAGTTGATCACGCCGCTGGAGGTCCTCCACGGCCGCGAGGTGCTCGAACCGGTGGACGTGGAGCGCTGGCGCGCGGTCGCGAGTGTCGTGGCCCGCCGGCGCCCTGACGAACCTTAA
- a CDS encoding acetyl-CoA C-acyltransferase: MLTIPAGRRAAVVAGMRTPFAKSGTALKDVDAVTLARHATRELLYRTDLSGAEVDEVIFGQVIPSVLAPNLAREVSLLPQFPKTIPAYTLNRACASGAQAIVNAADQIMLGRADVVVAGGAESLSDIPILHSRRFSALLLQASKARSLTQRLGVLSKVRPRDLVPVTPGIAEPSTGESMGQSAEKMAQENGIRREDQDRVALLSHQRAAAGTADGRLTAEIAPWFGGRGMDEVLASDNGIRADTSLEALAKLKPVFDRRYGSVTAGNASPLTDGGAAVVMMAEEKATALGYRPLATVRSYAVAAVDPGWQLLMGPAIAVPRALERAGLTWNDIGLVEIHEAFAAQVLSNIQAWGSKAWADRLGLPGPVGEVNWDVTNVLGGSIAIGHPFGATGARIVTTLANEMHRRDVQFGLVSICAQGGMGFAMVLERA, translated from the coding sequence ATGCTGACGATCCCAGCCGGACGACGGGCAGCCGTCGTCGCCGGCATGCGGACTCCCTTTGCGAAGAGTGGCACAGCGCTCAAGGACGTCGACGCGGTCACTCTGGCCCGCCATGCCACGCGAGAATTGCTCTACCGGACGGACCTGTCCGGGGCCGAAGTGGACGAAGTCATCTTCGGACAGGTCATCCCCTCGGTCCTCGCGCCGAATCTCGCGCGCGAAGTGAGCCTCCTCCCCCAGTTTCCCAAGACCATCCCCGCCTACACGCTCAACCGCGCCTGCGCGTCCGGGGCCCAGGCCATCGTCAACGCGGCCGACCAGATCATGCTCGGACGGGCCGACGTCGTCGTCGCCGGCGGCGCGGAATCGCTGTCGGACATCCCGATCCTGCACTCCCGGCGGTTCAGCGCGCTGCTGCTCCAGGCCAGCAAGGCGCGGAGCCTGACCCAGCGACTCGGCGTGCTGTCGAAGGTCCGGCCGCGGGATCTGGTGCCCGTCACCCCCGGCATCGCGGAACCCTCTACCGGCGAATCCATGGGGCAGTCCGCCGAGAAGATGGCGCAGGAAAACGGCATCCGTCGCGAGGATCAGGACCGGGTGGCGCTGCTCAGCCACCAGCGGGCAGCCGCGGGGACTGCCGATGGCCGACTTACCGCGGAAATCGCCCCCTGGTTTGGCGGTCGCGGCATGGACGAGGTCCTGGCCAGCGACAACGGCATTCGCGCCGACACCTCCCTCGAAGCGCTGGCCAAGCTCAAGCCGGTGTTCGATCGCCGCTACGGCTCGGTGACGGCCGGCAACGCCTCCCCGCTGACCGACGGTGGGGCGGCGGTGGTCATGATGGCCGAGGAAAAGGCCACCGCGCTCGGGTATCGTCCCCTCGCCACGGTGCGCAGTTACGCGGTGGCGGCGGTGGACCCGGGGTGGCAACTCCTCATGGGGCCGGCCATCGCGGTGCCGCGCGCCCTGGAGCGCGCCGGACTGACCTGGAACGATATCGGCCTGGTCGAGATTCACGAGGCCTTCGCCGCGCAGGTGCTCTCGAACATCCAGGCGTGGGGCTCCAAGGCATGGGCCGACCGTCTCGGGCTTCCCGGGCCGGTGGGCGAGGTCAACTGGGATGTCACCAACGTGCTCGGCGGCTCTATTGCCATCGGGCATCCCTTCGGCGCCACTGGCGCGCGCATCGTCACCACCCTGGCGAACGAGATGCACCGGCGAGACGTGCAGTTCGGGCTGGTCTCGATCTGCGCGCAGGGCGGAATGGGCTTCGCGATGGTCCTGGAGCGCGCATGA
- the fadJ gene encoding fatty acid oxidation complex subunit alpha FadJ: MSIFTVVEEQGVAVLTIDQPGSPVNILNAAAKAEFEALLEQLRNDPAVRAVVIISGKRDNFIAGADIEEFVALPDQAAAEALSRDGQAIMDRVAAFPKPIVAAVHGSCLGGGLELALACQYRIATNHPKTQLGLPEVQLGILPGAGGCQRLPRLIGVRAALDIILAGKSERAAKAFKLGMVDELVPPPLLRSVALAAARRLSESGLSRRPRRGGMAGLLLDANPLGRALVYRMAKKSVLAKTGGHYPAPLSALAAVRTGLERGMRAGLEDEHRRFGELAVSPVSRKLVQIFFATTALKKDDGVAPGTATPRPVRRLGVVGAGFMGSGIAGTAVAQAGVEVRMKDADLPRVGKGLKAATGILDGRLKRRRITRQEYARSVALLSGTADFSGFPRIDLVIEAVFEELTVKRTVVAEIEGTVGDQAIIATNTSTIPITEIATGAHHPERVLGMHFFSPVDRMPLLEVIPGAATAPDAIATAVQFGRRMGKTVIVVADRPGFWVNRILSPYLNEAGHLLMEGTPIEALDRTMTKFGFPVGPIALLDEVGLDVAAKGGGVMHQAFGERLTPADAIGKMLADNRLGRKNGRGFYRYEGGKKAGVDHPVYRLLSITPSDRVSPQTIEQRLVYAMLNEAAMAASEGVVRSPRDGDIGAIFGIGFPPFRGGPLRMIDDLGAAQVVSTLRALAAEFGPRFTPAGSLVAMAEQGGRFYDDGGSR; this comes from the coding sequence ATGAGCATCTTCACCGTGGTCGAGGAGCAGGGCGTCGCCGTCCTCACGATCGACCAGCCCGGTTCGCCGGTCAATATCCTGAATGCCGCCGCCAAGGCGGAGTTCGAGGCCCTGCTCGAGCAGCTGCGCAACGACCCGGCGGTGCGCGCGGTCGTGATCATCTCGGGCAAGCGCGACAACTTCATTGCCGGCGCCGACATCGAGGAGTTCGTGGCGCTCCCCGACCAGGCGGCCGCGGAGGCGCTCTCCCGGGACGGACAGGCCATCATGGACCGTGTGGCCGCCTTTCCGAAGCCGATCGTGGCCGCCGTGCACGGGAGTTGTCTCGGCGGAGGACTCGAGCTGGCGCTCGCCTGCCAGTACCGGATCGCCACCAACCACCCGAAAACCCAGCTCGGATTGCCCGAGGTGCAGCTCGGCATCCTGCCGGGTGCCGGCGGGTGCCAGCGGCTGCCGCGCCTGATCGGCGTCCGGGCCGCCCTCGATATCATACTGGCGGGCAAGTCGGAGCGGGCCGCCAAGGCATTCAAGCTCGGCATGGTGGACGAGCTGGTGCCACCGCCCCTCCTTCGCAGCGTGGCGCTCGCCGCTGCGCGGCGGCTCAGTGAATCCGGCCTGTCCCGTCGCCCGCGGCGCGGCGGCATGGCTGGCCTCCTGCTCGACGCAAACCCGCTGGGCCGGGCGCTGGTGTACCGGATGGCGAAGAAATCAGTGCTCGCCAAGACGGGTGGTCACTATCCGGCGCCCCTCTCGGCGCTCGCAGCGGTGCGGACCGGCCTGGAGCGCGGGATGCGCGCGGGGCTCGAAGATGAGCACCGCCGGTTCGGGGAACTCGCCGTCAGTCCCGTTTCCCGGAAGCTGGTGCAGATCTTCTTTGCCACCACCGCCCTCAAGAAGGACGACGGCGTGGCCCCCGGCACGGCGACCCCTCGCCCCGTCCGCCGCCTCGGCGTGGTCGGCGCGGGCTTCATGGGCTCGGGCATTGCCGGCACGGCCGTCGCGCAGGCAGGGGTCGAGGTCCGGATGAAGGACGCCGACCTTCCGCGGGTGGGGAAGGGGCTCAAGGCGGCGACCGGCATTCTCGACGGACGGCTCAAGCGCCGCCGGATCACGCGCCAGGAGTACGCCCGGTCGGTGGCGCTCCTCTCCGGCACGGCGGATTTCTCCGGCTTCCCGCGCATTGACCTGGTCATCGAGGCGGTCTTCGAGGAACTCACGGTAAAGCGCACGGTGGTGGCCGAGATCGAGGGCACCGTCGGCGACCAGGCGATCATCGCCACCAACACCTCCACCATTCCCATCACCGAAATCGCCACCGGCGCCCACCACCCGGAACGGGTGCTCGGCATGCACTTCTTCAGCCCGGTGGATCGCATGCCCCTGCTGGAGGTGATTCCCGGCGCGGCGACGGCACCCGATGCCATTGCCACCGCCGTGCAGTTCGGGCGGCGCATGGGAAAGACGGTCATCGTCGTGGCCGACCGCCCCGGCTTCTGGGTCAACCGGATCCTCTCCCCCTACCTGAACGAGGCGGGGCACCTCCTCATGGAGGGCACACCGATCGAAGCCCTCGACCGGACGATGACCAAGTTCGGGTTCCCCGTCGGGCCGATCGCGCTGCTCGACGAGGTCGGTCTTGATGTCGCGGCCAAGGGCGGCGGCGTCATGCACCAGGCGTTCGGCGAGCGGCTGACGCCGGCTGATGCCATCGGGAAAATGCTGGCCGACAACCGGCTCGGCCGGAAGAACGGCCGGGGGTTCTACCGTTATGAGGGCGGCAAGAAGGCCGGGGTGGACCATCCGGTGTACCGGCTGCTCTCCATTACGCCGTCGGACCGGGTCAGCCCCCAGACCATTGAACAGCGACTCGTGTATGCAATGCTCAACGAGGCCGCGATGGCGGCCAGCGAGGGCGTTGTGCGCTCGCCGCGCGACGGCGATATCGGCGCCATCTTCGGCATCGGGTTCCCGCCCTTCCGCGGTGGCCCGCTCCGGATGATCGACGACCTGGGTGCGGCGCAGGTCGTCTCGACCCTGCGCGCGCTGGCGGCGGAGTTCGGGCCGCGCTTCACCCCGGCCGGCTCGCTGGTGGCGATGGCGGAGCAGGGTGGCCGGTTCTATGACGACGGTGGGTCACGGTAA